The following is a genomic window from Chryseobacterium ginsenosidimutans.
CAATGTTGTGGCCGTAGATATCCTGGCTTGATCTTCCGTGACCTCTTCTGTCATGCGTTACAACTCTGTAGCCTTTCTGTAAAAAGAAAATAACCTGCGCATCCCAATCATCCGATGATAATGGCCATCCGTGGTGAAACATTAATACTTGTCCTTTCCCCTGATCTTTGTAGAAAATTTCTGTCCCGTCTTTTAATTGTAGTGTACTCATTGTTTTTTGATTTTTTGTTAATTAATATTAAGTTCATAACATTAATTACAAAAGTTCACCCACAATCATCAATGTATTGATTTACAATAATTTAAACAAATACAAACAAAGAATAAAATTACGATATATCGTAATTTTATTAAACCTATTATGAAAATTTATGTTTTTGATTAGTAAAATGATTTAATTAAACATTACATAATGCTTAATTTCTTAAAGTACAGGTAATATTTTTTCAGCTCAGAAAGCAAACGCTGAATTTTTTTGATAATAAAAAATGCCAGATGACTTTGGTGGCATCTGGCATTGTTATATCTTATTTAACTATGAAAAATCGTAATTTTATAATTTTCCATTTAAACTTTTTGTATCAGTAAAAGGCTTTGTTTGATTATTTATTTCTGTAATGTAAAAGCGGAAGATTTTTCAATATTTCTGCACTTTGTTCCGGTGTGATGTCTCGTTGCGGTTCTGCCAGCATTTCATAACCGACCATAAACTTTTTCACTTCGGCGCTACGAAGCAATGGCGGATAAAAATGCATATGAAAATGCCATTCCGGATGTGGTTTTCCATCCGTTGGTGATTGGTGAATTCCTGCAGAATACGGAAAAGAAACATTAAAAAGATTGTCGTATTTTATGGTTAAATTTTTAATAATGTCAGCCAATGAAAGTTTTTCAGAATCAGAAAACTCAAGAATATTTTCTGCTTTTCTTTTGCTGATAATCATCGTTTCATAAGGCCAGACTGCCCAAAACGGAACGACAGCTACAAAATCCTCATTTTCAAGAATAATTCTTTCTTTCATTTCCAGTTCTCTTTTTACATAATCTTCCAAAAGAGAGCATCCATTTTTTTCAAAATATTTTTTCAGATTTTCCTGCGTTCTCAAAACCGTCGACGGAATTGATGACTGTGCCCAGATTTGTCCGTGAGGATGCGGATTGCTGCATCCCATCACACTTCCTTTGTTCTCAAAAATCTGAACGTGATTGATGTAATCTTCAGCTCCCAAACCTTTATATTGTTCCTGCCAAACATCTACCACTTTTTTGATATCGTCAACTTCCATTTCCGGTAAAGTGAGACTGTGATTGTCTGAAAAACAAATAACCCTGTTAATTCCCCGTTCTGGTTTTAATGAAAAAAAATCTGACTTCTCATCAGAAAATTGAACATTATCTTTCATCAAAGAACCAAAATCGTTGTCAAAAACATAAACACCTTTATAATCCGGATTTCTTTCACCATTGACACGTACATTTCCGGAACACAGGTAACAATTCGGGTCGTGATCGGGAAGTTTTTCTTCGGTTACTTTTTCGGTCTGCCCTTGCCAAGGACGGTTTGCTCTTTGAGGTGATACAAGAATCCACTCATCCAAAAGCGGATTGTATCTTCTGTGAGGATGTTTTTTTTGATCAAATGACGAATTCATTTCTTTTGTATTCATTAATTCCATCCGATATTTTTACATGGTACACTTTCATTTCGATATCAAAATCTGCTTTGTATTTTGCGCTTATTTTTTCAATGACTTCATTCACATTTTCATCTTTAATGAGATTGATGCTGCAACCACCGAAACCTCCTCCCATTATTCTTGAGCCCAAAACTCCGTTTTCCTTTAAAGCTACTTCTACCAAAAAATCGAGTTCTTGACAACTCACCTCAAATTCTGTGGAAAGCCCGGAATGCGTTTCGGTAAGAAGCTTGCCCAGATATTCTGCATTACCTTCCGACAAAGCTTTGGCTGCTTTTTCAACTCTTTTGGTTTCTTTTAAAATATACAGGCATCTCTTGTAAGATCTCTCTCCTATTTCCGCCCTCACTGTATCAAGCATTGAAAAACTGAAATCTCTGAATTTTGCTATTTCAGGGAATTTTTCCCACAATACTTTTTTACCGTTATCGACATCTCTTCTCCTGTCGTTGTAGCCGGAAGTGAGGTGCGTGTGTTTTACACAACTGTCGAAAAGAACGAGACTGTAACCTTCGATATTGGCTTCAAAATACTGATGCTCCAGAGAATTGCAATCAAGCATGATCACTTTATGTTCTTTGCCGAAAACGGAAGCAAACTGATCCATAATTCCGCACTTTACACCAACAAAAGTATGTTCAGATTTCTGACCGATGAGTGCCAATTCTTTTTTAGATAAATTTAAATCAAAAATCTGGTTGAGAATAAAAGCAAATCCGCATTCCAGAGCTGCCGAAGACGATAAACCGGAACCCATCGGAATTGTACTGCTGAAAGCAATCTGCAAACCGCCAATCTTTTTCCCGCTTTCCTGTATAGCATTAAAAACACCCAACAAGTAATTGACCCAAATCTGCGAAACCGGAATTTGTTTTTGATTGATATTAAAACTAAAAGAATCGTCAAAATCTTTGGCAAAAAAGGTACACGTTTCCGAATCATCAACTTTCTTTACAGCAAAGCAAATGTATTTGTCAATAGCTGCAGGAAGCACAAAGCCATCGCTGTAATCGACGTGTTCACCAATAATATTAATTCTTCCGGGAGCCAGAAAAATATTTTCCAGTTCCGACTGAAAGAAAGCCTTAAATGCCTCTGTTGTATAATTGATTAATTTCTCCTTCATAGATAACTGCAATTTATGCTTTTAAATCTTTTTGCTACAAATACACGAATAAAAATATTATTTCCTGTAAAAGAATTTCGTGTATTTGTGGAAAATTATATTAAAATTGATAATTATTTCAATAAATATCGTGTTGCAAATAATTATTTCATTTTTTGTGAATCTTTGATAAACTGCTCGAGACCGCTGTCCGTCAAGGGATGATTGAGCAATGACAAAATCGGAGGCAACGGACACGTAACGACATCGGCACCAATTTTCGCACAATTGATGATGTGCATACTGTGTCTTACAGAAGCTGCTAAAATCTGCGTTTCATATCCGAAATTATCAAAAATAGTTCTTATTTCTTCTATTAAATTCAAGCCGTCTGTAGAAACATCATCCAGTCTGCCCAGAAAAGGTGAAACGTATGTTGCTCCTGCTTTTGCTGCCAAAAGAGCCTGTCCGGCAGAGAAAATCAAGGTACAGTTTGTTCTGATTCCTTTTTGGGAAAAATATTTGATGGCTTTGATTCCGTCTTTGATAATGGGAACTTTTACCACAATCTGCGGATGCAATGCTGCCAACTCCTCTCCTTCTTTGATCATCTCTTCGTAAGTAATTCCGATAACTTCGGCACTTACGTCACCATCTACAATATTGCAGATTTTAAGGTAATGATTCAGGATATTTTCTTTTCCGGAAATCCCTTCTTTTGCCATCAGCGAAGGATTGGTTGTAACGCCATCCAGAATACCCAAAGCATTGGCTTCTTCAATCATAGAAAGATTGGCTGTGTCTATAAAAAATTTCATAAAATGATGTTTAATTCTTTTAAGTGTTAAAAATACACTTAACTAGCGAGATAAACAATTTTAAATTAATTTATTTTGACTGAAAAGTATTATTCCATTACATAATTAAACTCTTTGCGGTATTGGGAAGGGCTTTTTTTGATATATTCTTTAAAAGTCTTATTGAAATAGCTGAAATTATTAAAACCGCTTTCAAAACAAACATCTGTAATGCTTAAAGGTTGTTCGGCAAGCAGTTTCAGAGAATGAGTAATGCGGTATTCATTAACAAATTGTGTAAAGGTTTTGTTGGTGATTTTCTTGAAATAACGGCAAAAAGAAGGCACTTTCATATTCGCAAGAGAAGCTATTTCTTCCAAGGTAATCTGTTCTTTAAAATGATCTTTTACATAATTAAAAATATGATTAATCCTCTCATTATCTTCTACCTGAGTTTGCAGATAATATTTTCCTGCATTGAGAATTCTGTAATCATCTGTAACAGAAAGGTCGTGCAGAATTTCTAAAAACTTCAAAAGCTTTTCTAAGGATTCTGACTGATGCATCTGAGAAACTTTTTTTCTCATTGCTTTTTTTACATCGTCACCAAATACCATTCCGCTTTTTGATTTTTCGAGCATGGCATGAATTTTTTTCATTTCAGGATTTTCCCAAATCTTTTCACCCAAAAAATCAGGTTTAAACTGAATTACCATTTCGTAATCATTATTGGTATTCTCGTTGGTTAAACCGCAATGTGGCAAATTACTGCCAATCAAAACCAAATCACCCTCAGTAAAGTAAGAAATATTACTTCCTATCTGCCTTTTGCCTGAACCACCTTTTACCAAAATCAATTCAATCTCAGGATGATAATGCCAAACGTGCGATTTGATATTCTCATTTTTCTGAAACTTTAGACTCGTAAAACTGCTTCCTATATTAGGATTGATAGCTTCAAATGCAGGACTGTGATGTTTCATAATTTAATTCTCAATCAAAGTTATAAAATAATATTTACAAAATTAACTGTTAACATTTAATTAATATACAATCTAGGTTAATATAGAACATAAATATGAAAATTATATTCTAAAATTCAACAGAGAAACACTATACATTTGCAGTATCAATATCAGTAAACATAAAACACTTTTATTATGAATAATCTATTAAAAATCAGTCTATTTGTTGTGTTTCTTTTAACTTCGGCAGATGTAATGAGCAAGGACAGAGACTTTTCTGTATCATTCGGAAATGTAAATTCTAAAACCCTGAGTTTTGAAGTAAACAACGCACAAAATATTTCTCTATTTGTATACAATGATAACGAGGGAGAAATATATTCTGAGAAGATAGGAGATCAAAATTTTATTTCGAAATCATATAATCTTGAGACTTTAACAGACGGAACATATTATCTGGTTGCAGAATCTGATTATAAAATTGAAAAATATAAAATCAGTATTCAAAATAAAAATTTGATGGTTGAAAAAACTCCGGTAACAGAAATCAACAAGCCCGAATTTACGATCAATGACAATATCGTAAAGCTGAGTATGGAAGGCATAGAAGGTTCTGTAAATATTTCTGTTCAGGATTTTTCTGATAATGTGTATTACAGTGAAACTAAATTTGCAAAAGACGGCAAACTAAATTTAACTTTCAAACTTGATCCTAAAACATCTTCAAGCTATATCATTGCAGTAGAAAAAGGCGGAAATATATTCAGCAAAGTTATTGCTCTCAAATAATACATATCCATATATTAAAATCAGCTCTTTCTTTTCGGAAGAGCTGATTTTTTAGTTATGATGTCCCATATTGAGTTTAATCTTCTTCAGATCTTCCAGTTCATGAACCGATCGCTCAATTTCGTAAGGAATCGTCAGTTTTGAGAACGTCTGAAAATACAATAAACATGCATCTTTCCACCAGACAGCATCTTTAGCCTGAATTTTCAGCTTTGCCTGAACCTCTGCAAATCTCTGCTCATCAATATAAGGCTGCATTTTGTCCCAGGTTTTCTGATATTCCCGTACATTTTTTACACCTGTATCATATTTAAAGCATAATTCTTCCCACAAAGTCTTTCCGTCTTTCATCTGATAATCCCACGGAACATGATGAAACCACAGAAGCAAATTTTCAGGGCAGGTTTTGATATTTCCATAGGTTTCATTTAATGGTGGAAAATATTGGGAAACGGCATTACTTCCTGTTTTTGTCCTGTCGAATCCTATTCCATTTGCATCAGCTTTGTGATAATACACCGGCGACCAATCGGGTCTTCCGCCTTTGTAATCTCCCCAAGGTTCGGGTCCGTAATGATGTGTTCCTGCAAAAATGTGGTGAAGACCAAGAGGCATCATATAATCGACCGCTGTTTCCCTAGAAGACAGCATCATTTCTTTTACCGGATTCAGGAAATTTTTATCATTTGTGAAAGTCATTTTAATCCATTCGTCTGCAATTTGTTCAGAAGTTAATTCATGATTCCACGCCAAACGCCCGAATGCATACCAATTGGCTTGCGCAAAAAGATGTCCGGTCCAGTTTTCATCTTCCCCGATATTGGCAACTGCAGAAATTGCCGTTAATTTTGCATGCCTCAACGTTCCATCCGTGATTTTTGAAATCGTAGAACCTTTACCATCAGAATACGTGTCACTGTCTAAAGTTTCTTTAAATAAAGGAGCTAAATAAACCAAATGATTGTTTTGCCCTAAATATTCCTGAGTAATCTGAAATTCTACCATTTCGGAAGTTTTCTTTAAAGCTCCAAAAAGTGGATTGAATGCTTCACGAGGCTGAAAATCAACAGGTCCGTTTTTAATCTGAATAATCACATTATCCCTGAATTTCCCGTCCAAAGGAACAAATTCCAAATAAGCCTGTTTTGCACGGTCTTCTTTACTCGGACTGTACACGAAAGCTCTCCACATCACGATTCCGCCATAAGGTTTCAACATATCTGCCATCATATTGGCACCGTCGGCATGAGTTCTTCCGTAATCCTGCGGTCCCGGCTGTCCTTCCGAATTGGCTTTTACCAAAAATCCTCCGAAATCAGGAATCAATTTATAAATTTCTGATGCTTTTTCTTTCCACCATTGCTGAACATTTTTATTCAACGGATCAGAATTTTCCAATCCGCCAAGAACTTTAGGCGAAGAAAAATTGACTGATAAATACACTTTAATTCCGTAAGGCCTGAATAGATCTGCCAAAACTTTTACCTTCTGCAGATAATCAGTTCGAAGCATATTGGGTGAGGCATTTACATTATTTAAAACAACAGAATTGATCCCGATTGAGGCATTAGCTCTTGCATATTCTTCGTATCGAGGCGAAATTTTATTGGGTAAATCTTCCCATTTCCAAAGCGAATGTCCGGCATAACCGCGCTCAATGGTTCCGTCCAGATTATCCCAATGGTTGAGAATTCTGACATCATATGAAGGTTTTTCTGTAATGTTCAGGTTATTAATATCAGCTTTTGTCTGTTGAAGCCTTAAAATATGATACACTCCGTACAGCAAACCGCTTTCCTTGGCCGCAGAAATAATAATTTTTTCTGAACTTGATTTGATGGTATAGCCTTCTTTCAGATTTTTTAAAGATTTTTCTGTCCGCAATTCTACCGTCTGACCCCGCCAATAATTCATCAATTCTTTTTTAGCAATTTCAAGCGTCGGATTTTTACTTTTAGAAATGATTTTATCGGCAGAAATTCCATTTTTTACGTTGGGAAAACGAAGCCAGAGCTTACTTCCGCTTTCTGCGAAAAGGATTAATGGAAATAGTAGAAATATAACGATGTAAGATCGGAAATTATGCATTGGAAAATGTTTAAGCTGTTTATTTAAGTTTTGAGTAAAGCCAATTTCTTTCTGATGATTTATTCATCCAAACCTTCAATCTTTTTGAAAGTTCCGTCTTCGTTGTATTCCAATTCTACGACTTTCATGCTTCGAAGCCAGGTTCTTCCACCACTGGGAACTGAATCATGGAAAAATAAATACCATTTTCCTTTAAACTCAACAATGCTGTGATGCGTCGTCCAGCCAACAACGGGAGTCAAAATCACGCCTTGATAGGTGAACGGACCGTACAGATTGTCACCAATCGCATAGCACAAAAGATGGGTATCACCTGTGGAATAAGAGAAATAATATTTCCCGTTGTATTTGTGCATCCAGGAAGCTTCGAAAAATCGGTTTTCATTGCCGTGAAGCAAAGGATTTCCGTTTTCATCAAGAATCAACACATCTTTTGGTTCTTCCGCAAATTCCAGCATATGATCGCTCAACAAAGCCACTTTTGAAGGAATTGCAGGTTCATCATTTTCAGGAATTACGGCAGATTCCAATGCTTTGTTATTTCTGTAACGTTGCAATTGTCCGCCCCAGATTCCGCCAAAATACATATAATGTTTTCCGTTTTCCTCGAAAATACACGGATCGATGCTGTAACTTCCCATCATCGGATGTTTTTCAGGAATAAATGGACCGTAAGGTGTATCGCTTACGGCAACTCCGATTCTGAAAATATCATTTTTATCTTTTAAAGGAAAATACATATAATATTTCCCGTTTTTGAAGGCCACATCACAATCCCAAAGCTGTCTTCCCGACCATGGAATATCTTTGACGGAAAGTGCAACGCCATGATCTGTAATTTCTCCGTTTTCAACATCATCTAATGAAAAAACATGATAATCATTCATATCGAAATGATCGCCGTTGTCGTTTTCTTCAATTCCGCTTTCTCTGTCGTGTGAGGGATATATGTATAATTTCCCTTCGAAAACGTGAACGGATGGATCTGCCATGAAGTCTTTTGGGAATAGATATTTTGATTTGTTCATTTTAATTTAGATTTTAGATACTCGATATAAGACTTTTTCAATTAGAATTATCTTGTTTCTGTCAGTTTAATAATTTTATCAACAACTGGTTTTGTTTTGTATTGGCGGTCAAATAGTAACGGATAATCTGTTCTGCCTTTGATCGGAAAATCGTTTTTCCAGGATTGATTATCGGTTACGCCCCATAATGTGACTCTTCGGATGTTATTTTTCTGTTTTAAAAATAATTTAAAGAAATCTAGATATCGGTTTTCCCATGTTGTCTGAACATCCATAGGAAGTCCGTTTTTGTAGGGATTCATTTTCTCGTCGTAAGCTACTTTATCAGAGATATTTGCGGAAGTTCCCCAAGGCGAAGGCAATGCACTGATCTCCAATTCTGTAATATTTACCTTAACCCCGGTTTCTGCATAGGCAAGAATTGCTTTTTCGTATTCATCGATGGAAGGTGTATTCATTCCGACGTGAGCCTGCATTCCTACTCCATCAATCCGGATTCCTTTTGATTTAAAATCTTTAACCAATTGCGTTACTGTTTTTACTTTTCCGGGATGCCATTCGTTATAATCGTTGTAATACAATTCTGCATTCGGATCTGCTTCCTGAGCGTATTTGAAGGCTAAAGGAATAAATTCTTCACCCAAAATTTCGTAAAATTTAGACTTTCGGTAAGAACCGTCTTCCATAATGGCTTCATTCACAACATCCCAACCTTTTACTCTGCCTTTGTATCGGGAAACTACCTTTGTAATATGGCTTTTCATCCTTTGCTTTAAGACTTCAGGAGAAACATTTTTGCCGTTTTTATCAACAAAAAACCAATCCGGAGCCTGGGAATGCCAAATTAAAGTATGACCAATGATGAACATTTTATTTTTTTCTCCAAACTCAACAAATTTGTCTGCATCATTAAAGAAAAACTGCCCTTCCTGAGGCTGCAGATACATACTTTTCATACAGTTTTCCGCAACAATGGAACTGAATTGGTTTTTAATAATCTCAACCGATTTCACATCCGTTCCGTGAATCTGCGGGAGACTCATTGCTGTTCCGATGTAGAATTTATTTTTAAATGCATTTTTAAGGGAATCGTTGGAAGTTGTTGTGCTTGCTGTTGTACACGAGACTGTTAAGGTTAAAATTCCTAATAATGCTATTATTTTTTTCATAACTAACTTTTATTTTTTAAACGCTAATTCACTTTCAATTTTTCAATCAGCCTTGTCAAGGTTTTTTTAACACGCCGAATTGCACGCAGCCCGGCTTGAACGGAGCTCTTTTTGTGGAGCAAAGCGGAACAAAAAAGCGGGAGTGGAAGACGGAAAAGCTGCCCAAATTTTTATTATATTATTAGTCTTTCACTTTTCTTCTTTCTTTAAGGTCACGCTCAATTTCGATTTCTTTTTTCTTGTTGATTTCATAAAAAAAAAGCAATCCGCACGCTAAAAAAAACGGAATGGACGGAAATACGCTGACCAGCATTTTTGCTCCTACTGAAACGGTTTCTGGCTGTACCACATTGATTGCTCCTTCTGAGGAAATATAACCGTATTTACCGATAATCAGGGCAACTAATGAGCTTCCGATGCTTAAACCTACTTTCAAACCGACCATCATTGCAGAGAAAATAATTGCTGTGGCTCTACGGTTGTTTTTCCATTCGGAAAAGTCGGCCACGTCGGCAATCATTGCCCATAATAAAGGAGTTCCTATCCCGTAAAAGAAACCGTGTAAAATCTGAGACAAAAACATTAATCCAACCGATTTTGGAGGATAAAATATGAATGCCAACACAAATAACGTGGATATAAATAATGAAGCGATGAATGCATCTCTTTTGCCATATTTGTCTGCAAATCTTTTAGAAAAAGTAATTCCGACAATCATCATGATGATTCCGCCTGCATTAAACAGTCCGAAACCTGCAGAACGAGGATCTTCTCCAAAGAAATTCATCCCGATGGAATTAAAGAAATTGGTAATTGGCGATATAAAGTGTTGAAGCGAAGATTCGTCTACATAATTATTAAAATAATAGACATATGAACCGCCTTTCATTGCCAATGTAATGAAAATCAAAGCCGTAACTACCAACATGATAATCCAAGGCTTGTTTTTCTTCAAGTCTTTTAAATCAGCTCGTAAAGTAGATTCCTGCTCCGGTTTCGGGATCACTCTTTCTTTGGTTGTGAAGAAGGTTATGAGCAACATTACTGTTCCTATAATTGCCAGCCACGTCATTACAACCTCGATTCCTGCTGCTTTATCGCCGTGTCCTGCAGACAAAATAATCGGCAGCATAAATACCTGAACGAAGAACTGCGCAAACATTACCGCCACAAAACGATAGGAAGAAATACTGTTTCTTTCCCCCATATCTCCGGTGATAACACCACTCAAAGCGGCATAAGGCAAATTATTGGCTGCATAAAGCAATAGCAAGAAAGAGTAAGTGACCGCTGCATAAATCATTTTACCTTTATACGAAAAATCGGGCGTGCTAAACGCAAAAAGTGCCGCCGCACCCAGCGGAATTGCAGAAAGTAAAATCCACGGACGGAATTTTCCCCATTTTGTACGCGTTCTGTCTGCTAAAGCACCAACAATAGGATTGAATACAAACCCAGCCAATAAGCCGACTGTAAGTGTGATGATAGATGCGTCTTCCGGTTTTAATCCGTAAATATCTGTGTAAAAGTAAGCTAAATACGTCACCAAAGTCTGGAATACCAGATTGGCGGCTAAATCTCCTAAGCTGTAGCCGATTTTCTCAACGACAGATATTTTTTGAGATGAATTGTTCATATGATTGATTAATTTTTTTTATTCTGTTGTGAAAGGCGATGCCGGAAGTCCGGTTTTGTTTTTCAGATTTCCATTTGGGTTGTCTGCCCAGTCATATCTTACTGAAATTGGATTTAAAATAGTATCATTCCAGACAAAGATTTTATTGCCTTCCATTTTTGCTTTTGCCCACTCGTATTTTCCGTCTTTTCCTTTGATAGCGAAGCCTTTCAATTCTGAAACCGTTGCAAAATCATCAGTTCCATTTTTAAAGGAAAGAACGATTTTATTTCCTTCCACTTTCATCGACTGATAAATTGGTCCATCTGCGATAATATTTTTTTTATCGGCGACTTTTAATGCCTGCAAAGCCAATCTGTATCCGACTGTTTTTTTGTTTAAAGGATGAATATCGTTCCATTCTCCTGCATCAATGATTACGGCAATTCCGGTGTTCGGAACTTTAAGCGAAACCTGACGCTGTTGTTCTCTCAGTTCTGCCCAATTGCTTTTCACAGGCTGCGATTTTGGTTCCATAAAATTAGCTAACTGTACCGTGAAGAAAGGCATATCTTTTTGGTTCCATTTATTTCGCCAATCCAGAATCATTGTTGTTAATAAATCTCCATATTCTTGCGGTTTCCCGGTATTGCTTTCGCCCTGATACCAAATGGCACCTTTGATGTTGTAATTGATAAGAGGGTTAATCATCGCGTTGTATAATCCGGTCGGTTTCCAGCGGATAAAGGTTTGCCCGGGAGCCATTTTTCCCATTTTGGTACCGATTTTATATTTCCATTCGGTTTTCAGATCAATTTTATTTCCATCAATTTCAAGATAATACGGTTTGTCGGCAATGAACTGACCTTTTCCGCTTCCATTGGTAATTCTTACGGCGATCACATTTTTTCCTTCTTTTAAAACACCTGCCGGAACATCGTACCAACGCGGAGGATATTCGTAGGTTACATTTCCTACTTTCGTTCCGTTGATGTATGTTACATCAGCATCTTTTATCCTTCCTAAATTTAAAAATGAGGCTTTTCCTGCCTGATTTTTTGTTAAATTAATCTCTTTTCTGAACCAAACCGAACCTTCAAAAGAACCTTCCTTGTCTTCCCACGAACCGGGAACTTGCATTGTTTTCCAATCAGAATCATTTAGATCAAAATTTCCCCAATGTTGGTTGAGTCCGATATCATTTTGGTCCAATTCTGCATACCAAGCTTTGCTCAAGGCCTGTTCACCAGATTCTGTAGATTTTATCAGCTCATCATTTTGCCATTTTTTGGCTTCGTCCAGATATTCCGGATATTTTTTCAAAGATTTTTCGTCCATCCAAGCCTGAATCGGAGAACCACCCAAACTGGAATGGATAATTCCGACTGCTACATTATTTTTCTGACTCAATTCTTTAGCGAAGAAATAAGCAACACCCGAAAAATTAAGAATGGTTTGCGGATTTGTCGCTTCCCATTTTCCGCCATCAAGTTCGGTCTGAGCTGATTTAAAATTATATTTCTGCGGAACCGTAAAAAATCTGATGTTCGGGTTATTCGCATTTTTGATTTCGTCAG
Proteins encoded in this region:
- a CDS encoding alpha-glucuronidase, translating into MHNFRSYIVIFLLFPLILFAESGSKLWLRFPNVKNGISADKIISKSKNPTLEIAKKELMNYWRGQTVELRTEKSLKNLKEGYTIKSSSEKIIISAAKESGLLYGVYHILRLQQTKADINNLNITEKPSYDVRILNHWDNLDGTIERGYAGHSLWKWEDLPNKISPRYEEYARANASIGINSVVLNNVNASPNMLRTDYLQKVKVLADLFRPYGIKVYLSVNFSSPKVLGGLENSDPLNKNVQQWWKEKASEIYKLIPDFGGFLVKANSEGQPGPQDYGRTHADGANMMADMLKPYGGIVMWRAFVYSPSKEDRAKQAYLEFVPLDGKFRDNVIIQIKNGPVDFQPREAFNPLFGALKKTSEMVEFQITQEYLGQNNHLVYLAPLFKETLDSDTYSDGKGSTISKITDGTLRHAKLTAISAVANIGEDENWTGHLFAQANWYAFGRLAWNHELTSEQIADEWIKMTFTNDKNFLNPVKEMMLSSRETAVDYMMPLGLHHIFAGTHHYGPEPWGDYKGGRPDWSPVYYHKADANGIGFDRTKTGSNAVSQYFPPLNETYGNIKTCPENLLLWFHHVPWDYQMKDGKTLWEELCFKYDTGVKNVREYQKTWDKMQPYIDEQRFAEVQAKLKIQAKDAVWWKDACLLYFQTFSKLTIPYEIERSVHELEDLKKIKLNMGHHN
- the fsa gene encoding fructose-6-phosphate aldolase; the protein is MKFFIDTANLSMIEEANALGILDGVTTNPSLMAKEGISGKENILNHYLKICNIVDGDVSAEVIGITYEEMIKEGEELAALHPQIVVKVPIIKDGIKAIKYFSQKGIRTNCTLIFSAGQALLAAKAGATYVSPFLGRLDDVSTDGLNLIEEIRTIFDNFGYETQILAASVRHSMHIINCAKIGADVVTCPLPPILSLLNHPLTDSGLEQFIKDSQKMK
- the galK gene encoding galactokinase; amino-acid sequence: MKEKLINYTTEAFKAFFQSELENIFLAPGRINIIGEHVDYSDGFVLPAAIDKYICFAVKKVDDSETCTFFAKDFDDSFSFNINQKQIPVSQIWVNYLLGVFNAIQESGKKIGGLQIAFSSTIPMGSGLSSSAALECGFAFILNQIFDLNLSKKELALIGQKSEHTFVGVKCGIMDQFASVFGKEHKVIMLDCNSLEHQYFEANIEGYSLVLFDSCVKHTHLTSGYNDRRRDVDNGKKVLWEKFPEIAKFRDFSFSMLDTVRAEIGERSYKRCLYILKETKRVEKAAKALSEGNAEYLGKLLTETHSGLSTEFEVSCQELDFLVEVALKENGVLGSRIMGGGFGGCSINLIKDENVNEVIEKISAKYKADFDIEMKVYHVKISDGINEYKRNEFVI
- a CDS encoding AraC family transcriptional regulator encodes the protein MKHHSPAFEAINPNIGSSFTSLKFQKNENIKSHVWHYHPEIELILVKGGSGKRQIGSNISYFTEGDLVLIGSNLPHCGLTNENTNNDYEMVIQFKPDFLGEKIWENPEMKKIHAMLEKSKSGMVFGDDVKKAMRKKVSQMHQSESLEKLLKFLEILHDLSVTDDYRILNAGKYYLQTQVEDNERINHIFNYVKDHFKEQITLEEIASLANMKVPSFCRYFKKITNKTFTQFVNEYRITHSLKLLAEQPLSITDVCFESGFNNFSYFNKTFKEYIKKSPSQYRKEFNYVME
- a CDS encoding UDP-glucose--hexose-1-phosphate uridylyltransferase, with product MNTKEMNSSFDQKKHPHRRYNPLLDEWILVSPQRANRPWQGQTEKVTEEKLPDHDPNCYLCSGNVRVNGERNPDYKGVYVFDNDFGSLMKDNVQFSDEKSDFFSLKPERGINRVICFSDNHSLTLPEMEVDDIKKVVDVWQEQYKGLGAEDYINHVQIFENKGSVMGCSNPHPHGQIWAQSSIPSTVLRTQENLKKYFEKNGCSLLEDYVKRELEMKERIILENEDFVAVVPFWAVWPYETMIISKRKAENILEFSDSEKLSLADIIKNLTIKYDNLFNVSFPYSAGIHQSPTDGKPHPEWHFHMHFYPPLLRSAEVKKFMVGYEMLAEPQRDITPEQSAEILKNLPLLHYRNK
- a CDS encoding endo-1,4-beta-xylanase is translated as MKKIIALLGILTLTVSCTTASTTTSNDSLKNAFKNKFYIGTAMSLPQIHGTDVKSVEIIKNQFSSIVAENCMKSMYLQPQEGQFFFNDADKFVEFGEKNKMFIIGHTLIWHSQAPDWFFVDKNGKNVSPEVLKQRMKSHITKVVSRYKGRVKGWDVVNEAIMEDGSYRKSKFYEILGEEFIPLAFKYAQEADPNAELYYNDYNEWHPGKVKTVTQLVKDFKSKGIRIDGVGMQAHVGMNTPSIDEYEKAILAYAETGVKVNITELEISALPSPWGTSANISDKVAYDEKMNPYKNGLPMDVQTTWENRYLDFFKLFLKQKNNIRRVTLWGVTDNQSWKNDFPIKGRTDYPLLFDRQYKTKPVVDKIIKLTETR
- a CDS encoding glycoside hydrolase family 43 protein translates to MNKSKYLFPKDFMADPSVHVFEGKLYIYPSHDRESGIEENDNGDHFDMNDYHVFSLDDVENGEITDHGVALSVKDIPWSGRQLWDCDVAFKNGKYYMYFPLKDKNDIFRIGVAVSDTPYGPFIPEKHPMMGSYSIDPCIFEENGKHYMYFGGIWGGQLQRYRNNKALESAVIPENDEPAIPSKVALLSDHMLEFAEEPKDVLILDENGNPLLHGNENRFFEASWMHKYNGKYYFSYSTGDTHLLCYAIGDNLYGPFTYQGVILTPVVGWTTHHSIVEFKGKWYLFFHDSVPSGGRTWLRSMKVVELEYNEDGTFKKIEGLDE